In Struthio camelus isolate bStrCam1 chromosome 22, bStrCam1.hap1, whole genome shotgun sequence, one DNA window encodes the following:
- the PTS gene encoding 6-pyruvoyl tetrahydrobiopterin synthase, with product MAPLAARLARVSRAVTFSACHRLHSKSLSDEENLKLFGKCNNPHGHGHNYKVVVTVRGEIDPVSGMVINLTDLKEYMQEAIMEPLDHKNLDKDVPYFAEVVSTTENVAVFIWENLKKLLPMGTLYKVKVYETDQNIVVYKGEETISEK from the exons atgGCGCCGCTGGCCGCCCGGCTGGCGCGGGTCTCCCGCGCCGTCACCTTCAGCGCCTGCCACCGGCTGCacag CAAATCGCTGAGCGACGAAGAAAACTTGAAGCTCTTTGGGAAATGCAATAACCCACACGGCCACGGGCACAACTATAAAG ttgtagTCACTGTGCGTGGAGAG attgATCCAGTCTCAGGGATGGTTATAAACCTAACAGACCTGAAAGAATATATGCAG GAGGCCATCATGGAGCCACTTGACCACAAAAACTTGGATAAGGATGTGCCCTACTTTGCTGAGGTTGTGAG CACCACTGAGAACGTTGCCGTGTTCATCTGGGAAAACCTCAAGAAGCTCCTGCCCATGGGGACTCTTTACAAAGTCAAAGTGTACGAAACAGACCAGAACATTGTTGTGtacaaaggagaagaaacaatCTCTGAGAAGTGA